A genomic segment from Glycine max cultivar Williams 82 chromosome 1, Glycine_max_v4.0, whole genome shotgun sequence encodes:
- the LOC121174578 gene encoding LOW QUALITY PROTEIN: pentatricopeptide repeat-containing protein At2g01360 (The sequence of the model RefSeq protein was modified relative to this genomic sequence to represent the inferred CDS: inserted 1 base in 1 codon) — MNIVNDEANRKMIMVSELMFHCRPEGALLAFKYSVTMGISIERTRYLXLNGLLIRSNMFSKLVEIVEKMTRAGHSLGIYLASLLIFRLGYARKHSLAMKIFNLLPDNHKCSATYTALISVYFSVRRVNEALEIHKIMCSKEFCPVLGTYDGLLTGLERNGKYAEAEHYRKAKKIKSLLANSGSQESVCIEGKICNLLFSVDVVL; from the exons ATGAATATCGTCAATGATGAGGCAAACAGAAAAATGATAATGGTCTCCGAGCTTATGTT TCATTGCCGACCTGAAGGTGCTTTGTTGGCTTTCAAGTACAGTGTTACAATGGGAATAAGTATCGAGAGAACAAGATATC TACTTAATGGCTTGTTGATCAGatcaaatatgttttcaaagctGGTGGAAATTGTTGAGAAAATGACTAGAGCTGGGCATTCTCTTGGAATCTATTTGGCTTCACTTTTGATCTTTAGGCTTGGTTATGCTAGGAAGCACTCTTTGGCCATGAAGATTTTCAACTTATTACCTGATAACCATAAGTGCAGTGCTACCTATACTGCTTTAATTAGTGTTTACTTCTCTGTTAGAAGAGTTAACGAGGCACTTGAGATACACAAAATCATGTGCAGCAAAGAATTTTGTCCTGTGTTAGGTACTTATGATGGACTATTAACCGGTTTGGAAAGAAATGGTAAATATGCTGAAGCAGAACATTATAGGAAAGCAAAGAAGATCAAGAGCTTACTTGCCAATAGTGGTTCTCAAGAAAGTGTTTGCATAGAGGGGAAGATATGCaatcttttgttttctgttgatGTAGTACTTTGA
- the LOC100795416 gene encoding transcription factor BIM2-like isoform X1 has translation MRAGKGSQEEDEYEEEEFGSSKKQGTSSAPNANKADGKAIDKASAIRSKHSVTEQRRRSKINERFQILRDLIPHSDQKRDTASFLLEVMEYVQYLQEKVQKYEGSYQGWGQEPLKLMPWRNSHWRVQSFAGQPTAVKNGLGPVSPFPVKFDESNASISPTMLSGTQNTIDPYQSRDIVNKTAERQPDLVNKGMPLPLAMHANMSVPVRSDGVLAHPLHGTVSDPQSTECPTTSEPQNQQDEFTVEGGTISISSAYSQGLLNNLTQALQSAGLDLSQASISVQINLGKRGNKGLSCGTSSPKHHDNPSSNNQTIAHFRDAGSGEDSDQVQKRMKTYK, from the exons ATGAGAGCAGGGAAAGGGAGCCAGGAAGAGGATGAGTACGAGGAAGAAGAGTTTGGTTCTTCCAAGAAACAGGGTACTTCCTCTGCCCCTAACGCCAACAAAG CAGATGGAAAAGCCATCGACAAGGCTAGTGCGATAAGATCGAAACATTCTGTGACCGAGCAGCGGAGAAGGAGCAAGATAAATGAGAG ATTCCAGATATTGAGGGATCTCATACCTCATAGTGATCAAAAGAGGGACACGGCATCATTTTTATTAGAG GTGATGGAGTATGTTCAGTACTTACAGGAGAAGGTACAAAAGTATGAAGGTTCATATCAAGGTTGGGGTCAAGAGCCCCTGAAGTTGATGCCATGG AGAAATAGTCATTGGCGTGTCCAGAGCTTTGCTGGTCAACCTACAGCTGTAAAGAATGGTTTGGGTCCAGTATCACCTTTTCCTGTAAAGTTTGACGAAAGCAATGCTAGTATCTCTCCAACTATGCTTAGTGGCACCCAGAATACAATAGATCCTTATCAGAGCAGGGATATTGTCAACAAGACGGCTGAGAGGCAACCTGATTTAGTAAACAAGGGAATGCCTCTTCCCCTTGCTATGCATGCAAACATGTCTGTTCCTGTCAGAAGTGATGGTGTACTTGCACATCCTCTTCATGGAACTGTTTCTGATCCACAATCAACTGAATGCCCAACAACTAGTGAACCACAGAACCAACAGGATGAATTCACGGTTGAAGGAGGGACAATTAGCATCTCAAGTGCATATTCCCAAGG GTTGTTGAATAATCTAACTCAAGCGCTACAAAGTGCTGGTTTAGATCTGTCACAGGCTAGCATCTCAGTTCAGATTAATCTTGGGAAACGAGGAAACAAAGGACTGAGTTGTGGGACCTCTTCTCCCAAG CATCATGACAACCCTTCTTCAAACAATCAAACAATTGCACATTTTAGAGATGCAGGCAGTGGAGAAGACTCGGATCAAGtacaaaaaagaatgaaaacataTAAGTGA
- the LOC100795416 gene encoding transcription factor BIM2-like isoform X2 — MRAGKGSQEEDEYEEEEFGSSKKQGTSSAPNANKDGKAIDKASAIRSKHSVTEQRRRSKINERFQILRDLIPHSDQKRDTASFLLEVMEYVQYLQEKVQKYEGSYQGWGQEPLKLMPWRNSHWRVQSFAGQPTAVKNGLGPVSPFPVKFDESNASISPTMLSGTQNTIDPYQSRDIVNKTAERQPDLVNKGMPLPLAMHANMSVPVRSDGVLAHPLHGTVSDPQSTECPTTSEPQNQQDEFTVEGGTISISSAYSQGLLNNLTQALQSAGLDLSQASISVQINLGKRGNKGLSCGTSSPKHHDNPSSNNQTIAHFRDAGSGEDSDQVQKRMKTYK; from the exons ATGAGAGCAGGGAAAGGGAGCCAGGAAGAGGATGAGTACGAGGAAGAAGAGTTTGGTTCTTCCAAGAAACAGGGTACTTCCTCTGCCCCTAACGCCAACAAAG ATGGAAAAGCCATCGACAAGGCTAGTGCGATAAGATCGAAACATTCTGTGACCGAGCAGCGGAGAAGGAGCAAGATAAATGAGAG ATTCCAGATATTGAGGGATCTCATACCTCATAGTGATCAAAAGAGGGACACGGCATCATTTTTATTAGAG GTGATGGAGTATGTTCAGTACTTACAGGAGAAGGTACAAAAGTATGAAGGTTCATATCAAGGTTGGGGTCAAGAGCCCCTGAAGTTGATGCCATGG AGAAATAGTCATTGGCGTGTCCAGAGCTTTGCTGGTCAACCTACAGCTGTAAAGAATGGTTTGGGTCCAGTATCACCTTTTCCTGTAAAGTTTGACGAAAGCAATGCTAGTATCTCTCCAACTATGCTTAGTGGCACCCAGAATACAATAGATCCTTATCAGAGCAGGGATATTGTCAACAAGACGGCTGAGAGGCAACCTGATTTAGTAAACAAGGGAATGCCTCTTCCCCTTGCTATGCATGCAAACATGTCTGTTCCTGTCAGAAGTGATGGTGTACTTGCACATCCTCTTCATGGAACTGTTTCTGATCCACAATCAACTGAATGCCCAACAACTAGTGAACCACAGAACCAACAGGATGAATTCACGGTTGAAGGAGGGACAATTAGCATCTCAAGTGCATATTCCCAAGG GTTGTTGAATAATCTAACTCAAGCGCTACAAAGTGCTGGTTTAGATCTGTCACAGGCTAGCATCTCAGTTCAGATTAATCTTGGGAAACGAGGAAACAAAGGACTGAGTTGTGGGACCTCTTCTCCCAAG CATCATGACAACCCTTCTTCAAACAATCAAACAATTGCACATTTTAGAGATGCAGGCAGTGGAGAAGACTCGGATCAAGtacaaaaaagaatgaaaacataTAAGTGA